ttacatttatggTCGCATAAAACATGTTGTATAAATGTTTGTAcgtagttttaaataaattatttatattgaacAATTTAAAACACGCGTACATGAATGTAGGAAAATTCTTAtagtatttgttataaaaatgtcTATCTGTGCATTTACATTTAAAGTATACTTATGGTAATACCCAAATTGAGTCACATGTTCTTCGGCGAAGAATCCGTAGCTTACACCATACTTTTCTGATTGATCACTTTTAATTATGCTTACATTTTTTGTCATTAGTCGATTTTTTTGTATGACTCGGTATGTTGACTGCCCCCAAAATAtgctttatatatgtacaagccCAGCGCTAAATGTAAGGCTACAACTGCGCCAACCGCCGAATAAATATTGGTGGTAACCTCAGACATTGTGAAAAAGCGTTCCAGCACAGTAGATTTAAGCAGGAAAAATGTTGCGACAGGCAGGAACACGATTAGCGAACAATAGAAGAACACCACTTTGAATGCACTGTAGTCTTTGGAATCctgtgtaaaaatttatgttaattttttgtaatgtgtTAGATTCTAAGTATATGTGAGTTAACTGACATTTATTTGTTGCTGTGTGCGTCCGCCCGCATTGTTACCCTTTTTGTTGGCCATTATGTATAATAAacaatttagtttaattaaactttttgtaGTAACTTCAACAAATTTCACCGGCCAATGGTTTTTGATGTTGCTTTTgtaaactttttcttttgataCAGCTGTCAAATTGAAAAAACGTCACGTGATGACATTTCACCGGTCTGCTAATAACGAGCGCAGGGTTGCTTCAATACAATTTGTATACCCTTTAtgtttggaaatatttaaaacttcaaTGAAGAATTAAGCTGAAAGAATACGAAGTGACAAAAAAGTTCACTTactttaataaacattttttgttgccttaaaaaaagGTTCCCAGCAAGCTTATATAACTAAtgcttaatataattttatatacacttcttgttgtttttgttgtagcggtAGAAAACATTTCTGATAAATGTCCGGGCCTGTTCCGGTGATTTGGAcctgactgtcgtgggaacacTTGATTTTAGCTTCTGTTGGGGTGGCCTTCTGTACCTTTAGCGAaagacttttaatattttcaatggacTCATGGCATCACTGTTAACTGtatttttcagtttcgaaagcAAATAAGTCACATGGAGCCAAACCTGTCTTAGCGATGTTTATCGTGGTgagaaaaatgtttgaattttcACCTTGATTCACCTTCACCATTCGCTAGAATGTTGGACTaagtttcgacgtcatattcataaacccacttCTCGTCATCAGTAATGATTCCTTTGATGAATTTAGAGTCCTCAGTTACGTTCTTGCTAAGGATGCAGGTCTTTAAGTTTAGTATTGACACGCCTTATACCCAAAACagtaaccaaaatgtgttgagtcgttccataagagatgttgagatcccCCTTTATCGCGGCAAACAGTTTAGTTGAATAAAAATCCTTTGTACCCTTTAAATAAAATCGACAATTTTTACTTTCTCtcctttatattttgaaatgtattgCCACGTTTTTAAATTCTCCACAAACAAGCATacatatctaattttttttaacactaacTTAAATCTATAAACAATTTATGCTAATTCGCCATTTTCAATGGACTTtactactatataatatatacaatgtttctctttcattaataattttcaaatgtgcGTTTCCTTATGAAAACAAGGAAGTTTCTTAAAATTGTAAGATCTTATGCTATTGAGTGTTAAATATAGATTCCGGATAGTAACTGGGCGCATTGAACATACGGGGGAAACCATTTGCATCCAATTGTTGAACAGGCAGGACTGACATGATATCActgaaaagacaaaaacaaattaaaaatgagcattaaaaattgtacaaagAATTTAATGATGATCAAATGaagcaaatatgtatttgaatcTCGTGAGCTGTAAATGGTTACCGAAATCAAAAACTGGCGAATATGTGAAGCACTCTAGTTGATTTTGCGagatattcaaatttttcaaaaaatgtcatTTATGAACGTGTTTTATAACCgaagtattagtaaaaatatgttCAGCCGACTATACAAATTCCTAAAAGCCTTTTACATCTCTCTAACCCAAGCTCTAACTTTTtcggttaggttaagttaagtaaaCAAGCTGATATTCGGGAGGCCACAAATAATCTCACTTAGACTGGTTGAGACGCTTGTCCGTTGTGATGCCCAGAACTCCTAAGTACGAATCAAAATGTCTGTCATAAATCTATATAGCACCTGGAGCCAGCCACAAATTTATAAAGCTAGCTAATATCTACTCCAACCAATTCGCAACCAAGATATTTCAACCTTAGTCTGGCGAAAGCTTGACAGTGAAGCATAAAGTATCTAACCGTTGCCATATCATCTCCTTCCCGCAATTTTGATAAGTTACGTCCTCTAAAATTTTTAGCCTCACCGCCTGAGTGCCAATGGAACAATGTCCAGTTAGGACACATATCATTGCGGGCATCTTACTAAGAGCTAGTAGTTTTATGGATCTTTTGCGTTCTACTCTGGACCAGAAGGATCTCGCAACCACGCAAGTGCTGGTTGCTTATCTACGCTTGCTGAGCTCTTGCGAGGCCCATAGATCCAGCGTTCGAAGGCACGACGACCGCGGAATACTCGTTTGTTCCCTTTGGTTTGGTAAGGGTGCCCTTTCTAGCGAGCTTATCGGCTTTACAGATTCCCAAGATTCTGATATGACCAATCAACCAGTCAAGTTTAATATGGAAGTAGCTTGATGCCACAGATAGTGAGTTTATGCATTCCTTGACTAGCTTTGAACTCAATGTCAGCGAGTTCAGGGGCTGTATAACAGCTCTGCTATCGGAGTGGATGCATATCTCCCTAAAATAGTTCGTACCTCGTTGAAGTATATCTACCTTAACAGCTGCCATTTCGGCTTGAAAGACACTACAATGGTCTGACAATCTGAACAAGATTGATTGTCAGAATAATCCCTCTCCAATATTCCCCTTGAGTTTCGATCTATCCTTGAAAAAGCTCACTGAGCCTCTTCTACAGCGACTCCGCTCCATTAACATATTTCTTGAAGGTACATATATGCACAGAGAAGAAGCCACTAGGACTAGGTTCCGCGGCACAGTGGTCCAAGTAATCAGGGATGCAATCGAATTGTGAGAGGATTTAGGAATGTCCTACCCTGGGATCCTTTATGTGTTCGGCTTCTCGGAATCTGATAGCAACCATCGCAGCAATGCTTTTGTCGGCTATATGGACGAGTGCTTTAGGTATAATGACATAAAGTACCATCGCTGCTGTTGTACGTAGTGAACCGCTGCCAATGAGAGTCGCTCGTTCAACACGTTTCAGGCTTCAGCGAGGCTTTGTCGAGCTTCTTACACCATACAAATACTGTCTAGAACAGTATTGACTTAACTTTGATTTCGTAAGTACAAAGCACTACTTTTGGTGAGAGACTCCACCGGATCTTAATAACTCCTTTACAGTTGACAGTGAGTTCGCCAATGTCTTCCTCACTCACTTCTCAACATTGGACTTCCATTAAAGCTCTTTGATGACTTTTTGTGGTGGATGGGCTTTGAcccataattcatagttttaCCCGATCTCGTAAATCTGTAAAATGTTCTACTAAATCTTAAAATCTaaacacgaaattttttttggccaCACTGTACTTTATAGTCACCTAAAAAACTATACCAAATTCAATACTTTAATGCAAAACATGCGTGAAAAGTATAATTTCGTCCGACACCCCACTGTGCGTTCTTCTGCGTAGCACTACAAGCTGCAATCCTGGCACATGCGCTGCGCATGCTTACACTTtagtaaacatacatatgtacatgtatgcgaCGTTTCATTGCTAAGGCAATTACAaagaaaatgcaataacttctGGCGACTTAaagtctaaaaatattaaaaaataaaaaataagcaaagtgCATTTCGCCCGCCAACGAACCGCAGCGGCGCAATGATGCAAATGGCCACATAAAACACGCTCAAGTGCTAAATGTGTAAATTGAATTTACGCAGCCGCcggacaacaacaacgaaattagctatgtacacgtatgtatgtaaatcacaACAGGAAATAGTACGTGTCCCGCTACACATGCGCaacacatctacatacatacagacgtcTTATGCGTATgcctttttgttgtatttttttgtttaacggTCAGtttaatttaatgatttttaatgcCAATTTGGTTCGATTGAATTTTCCGCATTTACTAGCGGAATAGGCACTGGCCATTCATCGACTCCCACTCTCCGGTACACATGTATGCGTGTAGTTGTGTGCGTGTTTTATGAGTTAAAGGGAAACCACTTGGCGTATACGCCCTTCTA
This genomic stretch from Bactrocera dorsalis isolate Fly_Bdor chromosome 5, ASM2337382v1, whole genome shotgun sequence harbors:
- the LOC105227894 gene encoding vacuolar ATPase assembly integral membrane protein VMA21 homolog; amino-acid sequence: MANKKGNNAGGRTQQQINDSKDYSAFKVVFFYCSLIVFLPVATFFLLKSTVLERFFTMSEVTTNIYSAVGAVVALHLALGLYIYKAYFGGSQHTESYKKID